Genomic segment of Pseudomonadota bacterium:
ATGCATCCCATCTCATTGATAACACAGCACCCTATCCTGATGTAATAGAGACACTGGAAGCGCTCAAGAGTCAAAAAAAGGCAATAGTTACCAATAAAGTTGAGGTCCTTTCGCTCAGAATACTTGATGAGCTTGGACTCATGAAGTATTTCGACATGGTGGTCTGCGCTGATACCATCTCAGAGCGAAAACCATCACCTGCACCTATTCTCTATATTCTTTCAACTCTCAATGTGCAACCCAGGGACGCAATAATTGTTGGAGACAGTGCAGTAGATATCAAAACCGGCAGGGCATCTTCAATAAAGACGGTCGCTGTCACCTATGGCTATGGACGAGAGGGTTTTCAAGAGGAAGGGGATTTTGCGATTAGCAGTCTGTCAGAACTGATAGGCATCGTGAATGAAATAACAGAAGGATCAGTCTCCAATAAAGGGTAGGGTTACCCCATTGCGCGGGTGCGTTGATAGCTCATAGCAGAGAGCAAAGAGCAGAGAGCAAAGGGCATGGAGCAGAGGGCAAAGGGCATAGAGCAAGGTCATTCAACAGAGAGCATAGCGTTATTTATGCTACTTGCTCTCTGCTCCACGCTGATTTAAAATAATGGATTGACTCTGGCCACCGACATTGATAAGTTAAACGGTGTTATTATAAGAGAAATGCCGAAGACGGGACTTGAACCCACACAGGCTTACGCCTACCAGACCCTGAACCTGGCGCGTCTACCAATTCCGCCACTTCGGCATTATTTAAACTTATATGGATATGATGGATATGTCAAGAGGTGATATGAAAATTTTTGAATCCCTGGATATTCTTGAGAAGTTTACACGTTCTGTTCTCGCTATCGGGAACTATGATGGTCTCCACCTCGGGCATCAAAGGATCATTGAGAAGGTTAGGGAGAGGGTAGCTTCTATCTCTGGGACATCCATATTGATGACCTTTGAACCCCACCCCCTAAGCGTTTTAAAACCTGACAAATGTATCGGCTTCATCACGCCTATTCATCTAAAAAGAAGGCTTATAGAGGAGAGCGGGATTGATGTCCTTATTATCGTTTCCTTCACAGAGGAGTTCAGGCTGATAACCCCTGAAGTATTTGTAAAAGATATACTGATTAAGAGGCTGGGGATGAAAAGCCTTATAGTTGGTTATGATTTCCGGTTTGGTAAGGATGGAATGGGTGATGTGGATATGCTTAAGCGTTTTTCTGAATTGTATGGTTTTTACTTCGAGGTTGTGGATGCCATTACAATTGATGGCAAAAAGGTAGGGAGCAACAGGATCAGAAGGATGATACAGGAAGGGGAGATGGAAAGGGTTAAGAAATTCTTAGGCAGGTCCCATATGATAGAAGGAAAGGTGATAAAGGGGCATGGAAGGGGAAAGGATATTGGATTCCCCACGATTAATATTGAAACTGATTTCGAACTCATCCCGAAGAATGGTGTGTATGTTACCGAGGTAGAAATCGATGGGAAACGATTCCCCTCTGTGACAAATATGGGATATAACCCCACATTTAATGATAGAGACCTTTCGATAGAGACATATATACTAAATTTTTCTGAAAACCTTTACGGCAGAGAAATTACACTATGCTTTCACGAAAGGATCAGAGACGAGATTAAGTTTGAAAATATTGGGGAATTAAAGAAGAGGATCGGGATGGATGTGGAGGTAGCACGGGCATTTTTTAACCCAGGTACAAAATTGTAGGGAGCAGGCGTATACAAGCCTTTTTTCTTGGACTTTCAAATGGAACTGTATGCCTTACTTACTGTTCCCCTGTCCTGATCCCCTATTTGCTCGGGGAAGGGAAGGGCGTGGTGCAAAATTGTGCGGTAATTGCACAGTTCCTTTTCGGGAGGCTCTTTGGATATCTCATTTTTGGTGTGA
This window contains:
- a CDS encoding HAD-IA family hydrolase yields the protein ASHLIDNTAPYPDVIETLEALKSQKKAIVTNKVEVLSLRILDELGLMKYFDMVVCADTISERKPSPAPILYILSTLNVQPRDAIIVGDSAVDIKTGRASSIKTVAVTYGYGREGFQEEGDFAISSLSELIGIVNEITEGSVSNKG
- a CDS encoding bifunctional riboflavin kinase/FAD synthetase, which codes for MKIFESLDILEKFTRSVLAIGNYDGLHLGHQRIIEKVRERVASISGTSILMTFEPHPLSVLKPDKCIGFITPIHLKRRLIEESGIDVLIIVSFTEEFRLITPEVFVKDILIKRLGMKSLIVGYDFRFGKDGMGDVDMLKRFSELYGFYFEVVDAITIDGKKVGSNRIRRMIQEGEMERVKKFLGRSHMIEGKVIKGHGRGKDIGFPTINIETDFELIPKNGVYVTEVEIDGKRFPSVTNMGYNPTFNDRDLSIETYILNFSENLYGREITLCFHERIRDEIKFENIGELKKRIGMDVEVARAFFNPGTKL